In Daphnia magna isolate NIES linkage group LG5, ASM2063170v1.1, whole genome shotgun sequence, a single genomic region encodes these proteins:
- the LOC116923050 gene encoding vesicle-associated membrane protein 7B codes for MKLLAVLVALVAVFACVMAQGYNNNGNYGSSSYSAPSKSSEVLWPEPPTPYEAPAPVPSPYEAPAPSPYGASSHGRY; via the exons atgaaattgttg GCTGTTCTAGTTGCCTTGGTAGCAGTCTTTGCTTGCGTCATGGCTCAGGGTTACAATAACAACGGAAATTATGGATCTTCATCCTACTCCGCGCCTTCTAAATCTTCTGAGGTACTCTGGCCTGAACCTCCAACACCTTATGAAGCTCCAGCTCCAGTTCCCAGCCCGTACGAAGCTCCTGCTCCTAGCCCATACGGAGCTTCTTCCCATGGCAGGTATTAG
- the LOC116923048 gene encoding vitelline membrane protein Vm26Ab codes for MKFLAIVVVALAVVFASAMAMPYGDVPPSPYSEPAAPAPEYSAEPAPPTYEAPAPAPVIVSDSYPAASDPYADPSPVSY; via the exons atgaaattcttg GCTATTGTAGTAGTTGCCTTGGCAGTAGTCTTTGCTAGCGCCATGGCTATGCCGTACGGCGATGTGCCTCCATCTCCTTATTCCGAACCGGCCGCACCGGCTCCCGAATATTCGGCTGAACCCGCTCCACCAACTTACGAAGCTCCTGCTCCTGCACCAGTCATCGTTAGCGATTCCTATCCGGCTGCTTCCGATCCATACGCAGATCCTTCCCCTGTCTCTTATTAG
- the LOC116923045 gene encoding cyclin-dependent kinase inhibitor 1C, translating to MKFLAVLVALAAIFACVMAQGYNSNGNWGSPSYGSPSAPAPSPYGAPAPAPSPYGAPAPAPSPYGAPAPAPSPYRDVANGGY from the exons atgaaattcttg GCTGTTCTAGTTGCCTTGGCTGCAATCTTTGCCTGCGTGATGGCACAGGGTTACAATTCAAATGGAAATTGGGGTTCTCCATCGTACGGTTCGCCGTCTGCACCTGCTCCGAGCCCATACGGAGCTCCTGCCCCTGCTCCGAGCCCATACGGAGCTCCTGCCCCTGCTCCGAGCCCATACGGAGCTCCGGCCCCTGCTCCCAGCCCATACAGAGATGTTGCCAATGGCGGGTATTAG
- the LOC116923030 gene encoding accessory gland-specific peptide 57Da, with translation MKFLAVLVALVAVFACVMAQGYNNNGNYASASYSAPSAPAPAPSPYGAPAPSPYGAPAPSPYGAPAPSPYGAPAPSPYGASAREGY, from the exons atgaaatttttg GCTGTTCTAGTTGCTTTGGTAGCAGTCTTTGCTTGCGTCATGGCTCAGGGTTACAATAACAATGGAAATTATGCTTCTGCATCCTACTCTGCGCCGTCTGCACCTGCTCCTGCACCGAGCCCATACGGAGCTCCTGCTCCCAGCCCATACGGAGCTCCTGCTCCCAGCCCATACGGAGCTCCTGCTCCCAGCCCATACGGAGCTCCTGCTCCCAGCCCATACGGAGCTTCTGCCCGTGAAGGATATTAG